A genomic region of Podarcis raffonei isolate rPodRaf1 chromosome 13, rPodRaf1.pri, whole genome shotgun sequence contains the following coding sequences:
- the LOC128398910 gene encoding olfactory receptor 10A4-like: protein MRRGNQSCLTEIVFLGFSDFQSMQALLFLLVLIFYLVALIGNSLILIITVAEPTLHTPMYFFLRNLSFLEIGYTTTIIPKTLEHLLSENQTISFVGCGIQMYFFILFGITECCLLSVMAFDRYVAICKPLQYSCIMSPKECALLAAISWAIGSLVALGQSISIFTLPYCGPNRISHFFCDILPVLRLATTDTFKNEVAVATVTVFFILVPFLLILLSYMLIIATILRMPSAKNRHKAFSTCSSHLIVVSLFYGTVTFTYIRPKSVYSLDSDRILSLLYTVVTPSFNPIIYSLRNKEIKAAFKKSIARKEGLP from the coding sequence ATGAGAAGAGGCAACCAGTCCTGTTTGACTGAGATTGTATTTTTGGGCTTCTCAGATTTCCAGAGCATGCAagctcttctttttttgctggtaCTAATATTCTACTTGGTGGCATTAATTGGGAACAGCCTGATATTGATCATCACGGTTGCCGAGCCAACACTTCACACACCAATGTACTTCTTCCTCCGGAACTTGTCCTTTTTGGAAATCGGCTACACCACAACCATCATCCCGAAGACGCTTGAACATTTACTGTCAGAGAATCAGACCATATCCTTTGTAGGCTGCGGGATTCAAATGTATTTCTTTATTCTCTTTGGTATTACTGAGTGTTGCCTTCTTTCTGTCATGGCATTCGACCGCTACGTCGCCATCTGTAAACCCCTGCAATACTCCTGCATCATGAGCCCtaaggaatgtgctctgctggctGCTATTTCATGGGCCATTGGTAGTTTGGTGGCTTTGGGCCAGTCCATTTCTATATTTACTCTTCCCTATTGTGGCCCTAACAGAATCAGCCATTTTTTCTGTGATATTCTGCCCGTTTTGAGACTGGCTACCACCGACACCTTCAAGAATGAAGTGGCAGTTGCTACGGTAACTGTGTTCTTTATCCTGGTACCATTTTTGCTCATCCTGTTGTCGTACATGCTCATCATCGCCACCATCCTAAGGATGCCTTCAGCCAAGAACAGACACAAAGCCTTTTCCACCTGCTCCTCACATCTCATTGTCGTTTCTCTTTTCTACGGAACTGTCACTTTCACCTACATTCGACCCAAATCAGTCTATTCCCTAGACAGCGACAGGATCCTTTCTCTCCTCTACACAGTAGTGACACCATCATTCAACCCAATTATTTACAGCCTGAGGAACAAAGAGATAAAAGCTGCTTTCAAGAAATCGATAGCAAGGAAGGAAGGTCTTCCTTAG